Proteins from a genomic interval of Desulfuromonas acetexigens:
- a CDS encoding ABC transporter substrate-binding protein — MIRVFPLVPRMLVGAFLFAATAVSSAAPLPQKEARVLVLHSYHAGQSWTESVMQGIREVFAPESPAIRLHAEYLDTKRNPDPAYLDAFDKLLRSKLAGLSFDLILVSDNDALDLALSYRDELYPHLPIVFCGINNFTPEMIADRAGITGVVEEPSYRETLELALRFHPRTREVIVVGRDDTLTERLILEDQAQALRALEGRVRADFWINLRAEELQARLPELQDGRIVMLATTLRNRAGRVLSYGESCRLVRAVCPVPLYGGWDFFLGKGIVGGRLVSGLRQGRLAAEMGLNILRGADPTTLPVVDTESNNAYMFDYLELRRFAIPESTLPDDALVINSPPPSIPLVGGNSGFFLA; from the coding sequence TTGATACGGGTTTTCCCCCTTGTTCCGCGGATGCTGGTCGGTGCCTTTCTGTTCGCGGCGACCGCCGTTTCTTCGGCCGCGCCCCTTCCACAAAAGGAGGCGCGGGTCCTCGTCCTGCACTCCTACCACGCCGGCCAAAGTTGGACGGAGAGCGTCATGCAGGGGATCCGCGAGGTCTTCGCCCCGGAGTCTCCGGCGATCCGCCTCCATGCCGAATACCTGGATACCAAACGCAACCCCGACCCCGCCTATCTCGACGCCTTCGATAAACTGCTCCGGAGCAAACTCGCCGGTCTCTCCTTCGATCTAATTCTGGTGTCGGATAACGATGCCCTCGATCTGGCCCTAAGCTACCGGGATGAACTTTATCCCCATCTTCCCATCGTCTTCTGCGGCATCAACAACTTCACGCCTGAGATGATCGCCGACCGCGCCGGCATCACCGGCGTGGTGGAGGAACCGAGTTATCGGGAAACCCTGGAACTGGCCCTGCGCTTTCATCCCCGCACCCGCGAGGTCATCGTCGTCGGGCGGGACGACACCCTGACCGAACGATTGATTCTCGAAGACCAGGCCCAAGCTTTGCGGGCTCTGGAAGGGCGGGTACGTGCCGACTTCTGGATCAATCTTAGAGCCGAGGAGTTGCAGGCGCGGCTACCCGAACTCCAGGACGGCCGGATCGTCATGCTTGCCACCACTCTGCGCAACCGAGCGGGACGGGTTCTTTCCTACGGCGAAAGCTGTCGTCTGGTGCGCGCCGTCTGTCCCGTTCCTCTTTACGGCGGCTGGGATTTTTTTCTCGGCAAGGGGATCGTCGGCGGCCGTCTGGTCAGCGGGCTACGGCAGGGGCGGCTGGCGGCGGAGATGGGCCTGAATATCCTGCGCGGGGCGGACCCGACGACGCTCCCCGTGGTCGATACCGAGTCAAACAACGCCTATATGTTCGATTATCTCGAATTGCGGCGCTTCGCCATTCCCGAATCGACCCTGCCGGATGACGCCCTGGTCATCAACAGCCCCCCTCCTTCTATCCCGTTGGTAGGCGGGAATTCTGGATTTTTCTTGGCCTGA
- a CDS encoding DMT family transporter: MKTFWFIALAFLVGGLLPIQGGFNARMGQMLAHPLQSSLISFAVGTLFLALCLVLPGIGLPGWGEIREVPWYLLTGGFMGAIFVTLVLLLIPRIGVANVVVASLAGQLLVSMLLDHFGWLGVPPHPLGIPRMLGGFCLLLGVFLVRY, translated from the coding sequence ATGAAAACATTCTGGTTCATTGCCCTGGCCTTTCTGGTCGGCGGCCTGCTCCCCATTCAAGGGGGCTTCAACGCGCGCATGGGGCAAATGCTCGCCCATCCCCTGCAATCGTCTTTGATCTCTTTTGCCGTGGGCACGCTCTTTCTCGCCCTTTGTCTGGTGCTGCCCGGCATCGGCTTGCCCGGCTGGGGAGAGATTCGCGAGGTTCCCTGGTATCTGCTCACCGGTGGTTTCATGGGGGCGATTTTCGTGACCTTGGTGCTGCTGCTGATCCCCCGCATCGGCGTGGCCAACGTGGTCGTCGCCTCCCTCGCCGGGCAGTTGCTCGTTTCGATGCTTCTCGACCATTTCGGCTGGCTCGGCGTACCGCCCCATCCTCTGGGGATTCCCCGAATGTTGGGGGGCTTTTGTTTGCTGCTGGGGGTGTTTCTGGTTCGTTATTGA
- a CDS encoding YbaK/EbsC family protein: MPTIDDVERYLAPYGIQVLRFAAPTPTVEAAAAAVGCAPAEIAKSMLLLVGGRPLLVVACGDARVKSSKLKQAVGLSGKVSFPGPEEVRRHTGYAPGGVCPFLLPKELPVLLDLSLRRFDRIYPAAGDDHSAVAISSEQLAELTGGRFAEVCDCAQP, from the coding sequence ATGCCCACGATTGATGATGTCGAACGCTATCTGGCCCCTTACGGGATTCAGGTGTTGCGCTTCGCTGCGCCGACCCCCACGGTGGAGGCGGCGGCGGCCGCCGTCGGCTGCGCCCCGGCGGAGATCGCCAAGAGCATGCTGCTGCTGGTCGGCGGTCGGCCGCTGCTGGTGGTGGCCTGCGGCGACGCCAGGGTCAAGAGTTCGAAGCTCAAACAGGCGGTCGGGCTTTCCGGCAAAGTCAGCTTCCCCGGGCCGGAGGAGGTGCGGCGTCATACCGGCTACGCCCCCGGCGGGGTCTGCCCCTTTCTCTTGCCGAAAGAGTTGCCCGTGCTGCTCGATCTCTCGCTGCGGCGTTTTGACCGCATCTATCCCGCTGCCGGGGACGATCACTCGGCGGTGGCGATCTCCAGCGAACAACTCGCCGAACTGACCGGCGGGCGCTTCGCCGAGGTCTGTGATTGCGCACAACCGTAA
- the hisF gene encoding imidazole glycerol phosphate synthase subunit HisF, translating into MSLIKIMPCLDMKDGRVVKGVNFVDLKDAGDPVENAKFYQSEGADELAMLDIAATLENRKTRLEWVEKVAEVISIPLTVGGGIGSLEDIRLTLAAGASKVSMNSAAVKDPELVRNAAREFGAERITVAVDARRNPAMPSGFELVVAGGTKPVGKDAVAWARECQELGAGTILPTSMDGDGTRAGYDLEFTRAIADAVNVPVVASGGAGTLEHFYEGAVQGGAQILLAASVFHFRTFRIQEVKDYLRGRGLSVTP; encoded by the coding sequence ATGTCGCTGATCAAGATTATGCCCTGTCTGGACATGAAGGACGGGCGCGTCGTCAAGGGAGTGAATTTTGTTGATTTGAAAGATGCCGGCGATCCGGTAGAAAATGCCAAGTTCTATCAAAGCGAGGGGGCCGATGAGCTGGCCATGCTCGATATCGCCGCGACCCTGGAAAACCGCAAGACCCGGTTGGAGTGGGTGGAGAAGGTGGCCGAGGTGATCAGTATTCCGCTGACCGTCGGCGGGGGGATCGGCAGCCTGGAGGATATCCGCCTGACCCTGGCCGCCGGTGCGTCCAAGGTGTCGATGAACAGCGCCGCCGTCAAGGATCCCGAGCTGGTACGCAACGCCGCGCGGGAATTCGGTGCCGAGCGCATCACCGTCGCCGTCGACGCGCGGCGGAATCCGGCCATGCCTTCGGGTTTTGAGCTGGTCGTCGCTGGCGGCACCAAGCCGGTCGGCAAGGACGCCGTCGCCTGGGCGCGGGAGTGCCAGGAGCTGGGCGCCGGAACCATTCTGCCGACGAGCATGGACGGCGACGGCACCCGCGCCGGTTATGACCTGGAGTTCACCCGGGCGATCGCCGACGCGGTCAACGTTCCGGTAGTCGCTTCCGGTGGCGCCGGAACGCTGGAGCATTTTTACGAGGGGGCGGTTCAGGGGGGCGCGCAGATCCTGCTGGCGGCCTCGGTCTTTCACTTCCGCACGTTCCGCATCCAGGAAGTGAAGGACTATCTGCGTGGACGGGGGTTGTCGGTTACCCCTTAG
- a CDS encoding zinc ribbon domain-containing protein YjdM: MSTVPECPECRSRFAYEDRGLYVCPECGHEWAAAEEAPTEEVAPVVRDAHGNALDAGDNVTLIKDLKVKGSSSVIKVGTKVKILRLVEGDHDIDCRIDGFGGMMLKSEFVKKSG, from the coding sequence ATGAGCACTGTACCCGAATGCCCGGAATGCCGGTCCCGCTTCGCCTACGAAGATCGCGGCCTCTACGTTTGCCCCGAATGCGGCCATGAGTGGGCGGCGGCGGAGGAAGCCCCGACGGAGGAAGTCGCCCCGGTCGTGCGCGACGCCCACGGCAATGCGCTCGACGCCGGCGATAACGTCACCCTGATCAAGGATTTGAAGGTCAAGGGGTCGTCTTCCGTGATCAAGGTCGGCACCAAGGTGAAAATCCTGCGCCTGGTCGAGGGGGATCATGATATCGATTGCCGCATCGACGGTTTCGGTGGGATGATGCTGAAATCGGAGTTCGTGAAAAAATCCGGGTAG
- a CDS encoding EAL domain-containing protein, which yields MKTRSVLVKILAVIVIAFGLSAAAVLVLAHRQVQDIIDWSQSKEYGERIAGMLGILDQHYQRLLLTQREEVYRQDFQDMALKALSAAYFHPEELSVQPCIIDADGNPLLHPGKDPLHQALPLHLVTAAQVFEQTFSTATEEQAWAIFQTYAPWGWRVGYIVPLPVKYAMVRDLDQGLAITMLGTIFLAGCVLTLIIRRQLRPVSELTRASLAIAEGRFDLPIQIDGKDEIALLAKQFDRMRTSIHETMAELQSSQAATERERKFLKDLIDAIPDLIFFKDPNSVYIGCNRAFAEGFIGLPPGEIIGRTDLDFIRDRELATLFREKDRETMALGATRVNDEWITLSNGRRILIETAKTPFYHVDGSLGGLIGVSRDVTERRRNEEQLRHLATHDELTGLANRTLLQDRLEQSVHYANRSGRVVAVLLLDLDRFNVINDSLGHDFGDKLLCLLAQRLQQVVREADTVARLGGDEFAVLLAEVADSEDVGMVAAKILEHVAEPLWVDNREVLLTASLGISLYPQDSKDAVTLIRNADLAMYRAKKDGRNSFSFYDPEMNLRVQETLELETDLRQALDREEFLLHYQPKVDLASGAVIGCEALVRWRHPRRGLVPPNDFIPLAEETGLIVPLGAWVLREACRQARRWKEAELPPVSVAVNLSARQFRQGDLPELVADVLAETGLDPHLLDLELTESMVMDNPVKAGRAMLDLKKLGVSLSLDDFGTGYSSLNYLRRFPVDCLKIDRSFIRDVVDDPSGASVVTSVISIAHNLGMAAVAEGVENEDQLRFLASCGCDTYQGYFFSKPIPAEEFVALLQRETLPAGE from the coding sequence ATGAAAACCCGCAGCGTCCTGGTCAAAATTCTGGCGGTCATCGTGATCGCCTTCGGCCTCAGCGCCGCGGCGGTGCTTGTCCTCGCTCATCGGCAAGTGCAGGACATCATCGACTGGAGTCAGAGCAAGGAATACGGCGAGCGCATCGCCGGCATGCTCGGTATTCTGGATCAGCACTACCAACGCCTGTTGTTGACCCAGCGGGAAGAGGTCTATCGTCAGGATTTTCAGGATATGGCCCTCAAGGCGCTGAGCGCCGCCTATTTCCATCCCGAGGAACTCTCGGTTCAGCCCTGTATTATCGACGCCGACGGCAACCCCCTGCTGCATCCCGGGAAAGATCCTCTCCATCAGGCTCTCCCCTTGCATCTGGTGACCGCTGCCCAGGTGTTCGAGCAGACCTTCTCCACCGCGACCGAGGAGCAGGCCTGGGCCATTTTTCAGACCTACGCCCCCTGGGGCTGGCGGGTCGGGTATATCGTCCCATTGCCGGTGAAATACGCCATGGTCCGCGATCTCGACCAGGGGCTGGCGATAACCATGCTGGGCACGATCTTCCTGGCGGGCTGCGTCCTGACGCTTATCATTCGCCGCCAGCTCCGGCCGGTCAGCGAGCTGACCCGAGCCTCTCTGGCCATTGCCGAGGGGCGCTTCGATCTGCCGATCCAAATCGACGGCAAGGATGAAATCGCCCTGCTGGCGAAACAGTTCGACCGCATGCGAACCTCGATCCATGAGACCATGGCAGAACTCCAGAGCAGCCAGGCCGCGACCGAACGGGAGCGAAAATTTCTCAAGGATCTCATCGACGCCATCCCCGACCTGATTTTTTTCAAGGATCCCAATTCAGTTTACATCGGCTGCAATCGCGCCTTCGCCGAGGGCTTCATCGGCCTGCCGCCGGGTGAGATCATCGGCCGCACCGATCTCGATTTTATCCGTGATCGGGAACTGGCGACGTTATTCCGGGAGAAGGACCGGGAGACGATGGCGTTGGGCGCGACCCGCGTCAACGACGAATGGATCACCCTCAGCAATGGCCGCCGGATTCTGATCGAAACGGCAAAGACCCCCTTCTACCATGTGGACGGCAGCCTTGGCGGGCTGATCGGCGTTTCCCGCGATGTCACCGAGCGCCGCCGTAACGAAGAGCAGCTCAGGCATCTCGCCACCCACGACGAACTGACCGGGTTGGCCAACCGCACCCTGTTGCAGGACCGCCTGGAGCAGTCCGTGCATTATGCCAACCGTTCCGGTCGGGTGGTGGCCGTTCTGCTCCTCGATCTCGACCGCTTCAACGTCATCAACGACAGCCTCGGTCACGACTTCGGCGACAAGCTGCTGTGCCTGCTCGCCCAACGGCTGCAACAGGTGGTGCGCGAAGCGGACACCGTGGCCCGCCTGGGCGGGGATGAATTCGCCGTCCTGTTGGCCGAGGTCGCCGACAGCGAGGATGTGGGGATGGTCGCGGCCAAGATCCTGGAGCATGTGGCCGAACCGCTGTGGGTCGACAATCGGGAAGTGCTGCTGACGGCGAGCCTCGGTATCAGCCTTTATCCCCAGGACAGCAAGGACGCGGTCACCCTGATCCGTAATGCCGATCTGGCCATGTACCGGGCCAAGAAGGACGGCCGCAACAGCTTTTCCTTCTACGATCCCGAGATGAACCTGCGGGTGCAGGAGACCCTGGAGTTGGAAACCGATCTGCGCCAGGCGTTGGATCGCGAGGAGTTTCTGCTTCATTACCAGCCCAAGGTCGATCTGGCGAGCGGTGCCGTTATCGGCTGCGAGGCCCTGGTGCGCTGGCGTCATCCTCGGCGGGGGCTGGTTCCGCCCAACGATTTCATTCCCCTGGCCGAAGAGACCGGGCTGATCGTCCCCTTGGGCGCCTGGGTCTTGCGCGAGGCCTGCCGACAGGCGCGACGCTGGAAGGAGGCGGAGCTGCCGCCGGTGAGCGTGGCGGTGAACCTGTCGGCCCGTCAGTTCCGACAGGGGGATCTGCCGGAACTGGTCGCGGACGTTCTCGCCGAAACCGGACTCGATCCCCACCTTCTCGATCTGGAGCTGACCGAAAGCATGGTCATGGACAATCCCGTCAAGGCCGGGCGGGCCATGCTCGATCTGAAAAAACTCGGGGTGAGCCTCAGCCTGGACGATTTCGGCACCGGTTATTCGAGCCTGAATTACCTGCGCCGCTTCCCGGTCGATTGCCTGAAGATCGACCGCTCCTTCATCCGCGATGTCGTTGACGATCCGAGCGGCGCCTCGGTCGTCACCAGCGTCATCAGCATCGCCCACAACCTGGGCATGGCCGCCGTCGCCGAGGGGGTCGAGAACGAGGATCAACTGCGCTTCCTCGCCTCCTGCGGCTGCGACACCTATCAGGGTTACTTCTTCAGCAAACCCATCCCCGCCGAGGAATTTGTCGCCTTATTGCAGCGGGAAACCCTTCCCGCCGGCGAATAG
- a CDS encoding ABC transporter substrate-binding protein: protein MSRLFFLPVVVAACLLLPFAAPAAGKKVLYVDSYHADYIWSADILRGVKNVLESRRDIDLRVFYMDTKRNKSVDEVIAAALAAKNIIEEWQPDVVIAADDNASRYLIAPFYKFSPLPFVFCGLNWDADLYGFPLPNVTGMLEVALYEDTMEALRGLARGERIGYLASDTESERKELDNIRKRFGSDFTVRLVTTFTDLQAAFVELQQSCDMLILQECRSVEGFDHAAMMRFIEEQTQIPSAAMQKYLMHYALITFAKVGEEQGEWAARTALAILGGKAPGMIPLAENRQARIFLNMEVAHRLNLKFPRELLDGATFTSEVPPE from the coding sequence ATGAGCCGTCTCTTTTTTCTGCCGGTCGTCGTCGCGGCCTGTCTGCTGCTTCCCTTTGCGGCGCCGGCGGCAGGGAAAAAAGTCCTCTATGTCGACTCCTATCACGCCGACTATATCTGGAGCGCCGACATCTTGCGTGGTGTCAAGAATGTGCTCGAATCCCGTCGGGATATTGACCTGCGCGTTTTTTACATGGACACCAAGCGGAATAAGAGCGTGGATGAGGTCATCGCCGCGGCTTTGGCCGCCAAAAATATTATTGAAGAGTGGCAACCGGATGTGGTCATTGCCGCCGACGACAATGCCTCGCGCTATCTGATCGCCCCCTTCTACAAGTTTTCCCCACTCCCCTTCGTCTTCTGCGGGCTGAATTGGGACGCCGACCTCTACGGCTTTCCCCTGCCCAATGTCACGGGGATGCTGGAGGTCGCCCTGTACGAGGACACGATGGAAGCCCTGCGCGGTTTGGCGCGGGGGGAGCGGATCGGCTATCTCGCCTCGGATACCGAATCGGAACGCAAGGAACTGGACAATATCCGCAAACGATTCGGTTCCGATTTCACGGTGCGCCTGGTGACGACTTTCACCGATCTGCAAGCGGCCTTTGTCGAACTGCAACAGTCCTGCGATATGCTGATCCTTCAGGAATGCCGTTCGGTGGAGGGGTTCGATCATGCCGCAATGATGCGCTTTATCGAGGAACAGACGCAGATACCCAGCGCCGCCATGCAGAAATATCTCATGCACTATGCGCTGATCACCTTCGCGAAAGTGGGGGAGGAGCAGGGGGAGTGGGCGGCGCGAACGGCGCTCGCCATCCTCGGCGGCAAGGCGCCGGGAATGATTCCCCTCGCAGAAAACCGCCAGGCGCGGATTTTTCTCAACATGGAAGTCGCCCATCGGCTGAATTTGAAATTTCCCCGTGAGCTTCTCGACGGGGCGACCTTTACCAGCGAGGTGCCTCCGGAATGA
- a CDS encoding right-handed parallel beta-helix repeat-containing protein, producing MKPAKIFGILALLLLCACARPAPPPLELTDAVISDEAVWSGEVRITGVTLVKKGAKLTILPGARIVFMPLDRDGDDIGDSELLIEGSLIAKGTAASPILFTSGAAAPKPADWKFLYLDFCQLGEIEHIISEYAYSGIQVHFCKASVKNSTFRHNLDGVRFSTVNIEVAGNLIHDNRHGLRYEERRSQAHIHHNDIRDNDIGIFVVTRSDNRALVEYNNLTGSRQYQVKMGLEQPTDVSFPRNWWGTADPKAIETTFFDQSYDPHLGRVAAPEPLTEPVELPFHRPRTSP from the coding sequence ATGAAACCGGCGAAAATATTCGGCATCCTCGCCCTGCTTCTGCTCTGCGCCTGCGCCCGCCCTGCTCCGCCGCCGTTGGAGCTGACCGACGCCGTCATTTCCGACGAGGCGGTCTGGAGCGGCGAGGTGCGCATCACCGGGGTGACGTTGGTGAAAAAGGGGGCCAAACTCACCATTCTGCCCGGCGCCCGGATCGTCTTCATGCCTCTCGACCGCGACGGCGACGATATCGGCGACTCGGAACTGCTCATCGAGGGGAGCCTGATCGCCAAGGGGACGGCTGCTTCGCCGATCCTCTTCACCAGCGGCGCCGCCGCGCCGAAACCGGCGGACTGGAAGTTTCTCTATCTCGACTTCTGCCAGCTGGGAGAGATCGAGCACATCATCTCCGAATACGCCTACAGCGGCATCCAGGTTCATTTCTGCAAAGCTTCCGTCAAAAACTCGACCTTCCGTCACAACCTCGATGGCGTGCGCTTTTCCACCGTCAACATCGAGGTGGCGGGCAACCTCATCCACGACAACCGCCACGGCCTGCGCTACGAAGAGCGGCGCAGCCAGGCCCACATCCACCACAACGACATCCGCGACAACGACATCGGCATCTTCGTTGTCACCCGCTCCGACAACCGCGCCCTCGTCGAATACAACAACCTCACCGGCAGCCGCCAGTATCAGGTGAAGATGGGACTGGAGCAGCCGACCGACGTCAGCTTCCCCCGCAACTGGTGGGGCACCGCCGACCCCAAGGCCATCGAGACCACCTTTTTCGACCAAAGTTACGACCCCCACCTCGGCCGGGTCGCCGCCCCGGAACCGTTGACCGAACCGGTTGAACTCCCCTTCCACCGTCCCCGAACCTCGCCTTAA